The proteins below come from a single Xiphophorus couchianus chromosome 20, X_couchianus-1.0, whole genome shotgun sequence genomic window:
- the slc45a1 gene encoding proton-associated sugar transporter A isoform X1: MSSPGMGTPTDPLLASPGGRSSSAQEGLWRTTLPKTASFPTSTTRHLSHRANNFQRQPKRRKLIRPSPPPPPNTPCPLDQLDLSELPPRRTFQELLFNGCILFGIEFSYAMETAYVTPVLLQMGLPDQFYSLVWFISPILGFLVQPLIGAWSDRCTSRFGRRRPFIFALAVGALVGLTLVLNGRDIGGVLADTASNHKWGIILTVCGVVLMDFSADSADNPSHAYMMDVCSPEDQDRGLNIHALLAGLGGGFGYIVGGINWDQTQFGRSMGGQLRVIYLFTSITLVFATAMTLMSIPERPLPKSQPNRNSSKNHLKSPSLPLPPSPPVPPGAGLGLDEEDEDGLYSYSFPKSHQGNSDPLAHSCSASARLCAGLTSPISPLSPLTPKYGSFISRDSSLTGINEFASSLGTSYIDSVLIDCYTGQQTPPNLASGSTAMPLPTGESPPSEKAGNPPAGQTEADGGSHPAEEAQEAEGPQTKGDAQTQGAPADTAGSQSGGGLHRGSSAGILKRPQSLALMEEPTATQIVGLENGRRRTVTFSQQVANILLNGVRYESDLSENVETGESQMSMKLLCIAIYRMPPSLRSLCTNHFLGWLSFEGMLLFYTDFMGEVVFEGDPKAPHDSEAYQRYNAGVSMGCWGMCIYAFSAAFYSAILEKLEERFSLRTLYFFAYLAFGLGTGLATLSTNLYVVLSLCVTYGVLFSSLCTLPYSLLCEYYQSPQFCGSSEEGTRRGMGVDISLLSCQYFLAQILVSVAMGPLTSLEEEKLKLGCETKQNRGTANREKTHVDCGTDGVKKKTKQPWGFAEPAASPSLSSLGCMLKIVGFCSTGLSPSFLYKNNPSVVCRGLHWKFFIPFRSRITHLHQQTHLSCCCICCAMPTFHKAETMVM; the protein is encoded by the exons ATGTCATCTCCAGGCATGGGGACCCCCACAGACCCTCTCTTGGCCAGTCCAGGAGGGAGGTCATCCTCAGCTCAGGAAGGCCTCTGGAGGACCACGCTGCCCAAGACGGCCAGCTTCCCGACATCCACCACACGGCACCTCAGTCACAGAGCCAACAACTTCCAAAGACAGCCGAAGCGTAGGAAGCTGATACGACCCTCACCGCCTCCCCCGCCCAACACGCCTTGTCCCCTGGACCAGCTAGACCTCAGCGAGCTTCCCCCCAGACGCACCTTCCAGGAGCTGCTCTTCAACGGCTGCATCCTGTTCGGGATTGAGTTCAGCTACGCCATGGAAACGGCCTACGTGACCCCTGTTCTCCTACAAATGGGCCTCCCGGATCAGTTCTACAGCCTGGTGTGGTTCATTAGTCCCATTCTTG GATTCCTTGTTCAGCCTCTTATAGGAGCATGGAGTGATCGTTGCACGTCCCGGTTTGGAAGAAGGAgaccttttatttttgctctggcTGTAG GGGCTTTAGTGGGTCTGACCCTGGTTCTGAACGGACGAGACATCGGGGGAGTCCTGGCCGACACGGCATCAAATCACAAGTGGGGAATCATCCTGACGGTGTGCGGCGTGGTCCTGATGGATTTCAGCGCCGACTCGGCCGACAACCCGAGCCACGCCTACATGATGGACGTGTGCAGCCCGGAGGATCAGGACAGGGGGCTCAACATTCATGCATTACTAGCag GACTGGGAGGAGGATTTGGCTACATCGTAGGCGGCATCAACTGGGACCAGACGCAGTTTGGGAGGTCCATGGGGGGTCAGCTCAGGGTCATATACCTGTTCACCAGCATCACTTTGGTGTTCGCCACCGCCATGACTCTGATGAGCATTCCCGAGAGGCCGTTACCAAAGAGCCAACCAAACAGAAACTCCAGTAAGAACCATCTGAAAAGCCCCAGCCTCCCTCTGCCTCCGTCTCCTCCCGTCCCCCCTGGAGCCGGTCTGGGGCTGGACGAAGAGGACGAGGATGGACTTTACAGCTACAGCTTTCCAAAGTCTCATCAAGGTAATTCTGACCCCTTGGCTCACTCTTGCAGCGCCAGTGCACGCCTGTGTGCCGGCCTCACCAGCCCCATATCGCCCCTGAGTCCCCTCACTCCAAAATATGGCAGCTTTATAAGCAGGGACAGCTCACTCACTGGCATCAATGAGTTTGCATCTTCGTTAGGAACCTCCTACATAGACAGCGTGCTTATAGACTGCTACACAGGCCAGCAGACGCCTCCAAACCTGGCTTCAGGCTCCACTGCCATGCCCCTGCCTACAGGAGAATCCCCTCCCTCTGAGAAGGCGGGTAACCCCCCTGCAGGGCAGACCGAGGCTGATGGGGGGTCCCATCCAGCTGAAGAGGCTCAGGAGGCAGAGGGGCCTCAGACCAAGGGAGATGCACAAACTCAAGGCGCTCCTGCGGACACAGCCGGGTCTCAGTCAGGGGGCGGGCTGCACCGGGGATCCTCTGCTGGGATCCTGAAGAGGCCTCAGAGTCTGGCGCTGATGGAGGAGCCCACGGCGACGCAGATTGTTGGGCTGGAGAACGGGCGGAGGAGAACAGTGACTTTCAGCCAACAG GTGGCAAATATTTTGCTAAACGGAGTGCGATACGAGAGCGATCTAAGTGAAAATGTGGAGACAGGAGAATCCCAGATGTCCATGAAGCTGCTGTGTATAGCCATCTACAGAATGCCTCCCTCTCTGAGGAGCTTATGCACTAATCATTTTTTAG gctGGTTGTCATTTGAAGGTATGCTGCTCTTCTACACCGACTTCATGGGTGAGGTTGTGTTTGAGGGAGACCCCAAAGCGCCGCACGACTCTGAAGCTTATCAGCGTTACAATGCTGGCGTCAGCATGGGCTGCTGGGGCATGTGCATCTATGCATTCAGCGCTGCTTTCTACTCAG CCATATTGGAGAAACTAGAGGAACGTTTCTCCCTACgcactctttatttttttgcctacTTGGCATTTGGTTTGGGCACAGGCCTTGCAACGCTATCCACCAACCTCTATGTGGTGCTTTCGCTCTGTGTCACCTATGGCGTGCTCTTCTCCTCTCTGTGTACGCTGCCTTACTCTCTGCTGTGTGAATACTACCAGAGCCCTCAG TTTTGCGGCTCGTCCGAAGAGGGGACCAGACGCGGGATGGGGGTGGACATCTCTCTGCTCAGCTGTCAGTATTTCCTGGCACAGATCCTCGTCTCTGTGGCGATGGGACCTCTGACCTCACTG GAAGAGGAGAAGTTGAAACTGGGGTGTGAAACCAAGCAAAACAGAGGAACGGCAAACAGAGAGAAGACTCATGTGGACTGTGGGACGGACggcgttaaaaaaaaaactaagcaacCATGGGGATTTGCAGAGCCAGCAGCGAGTCCTTCCTTGTCATCGTTAGGGTGCATGCTTAAAATAGTAGGCTTCTGCTCCACCGGGCTCAGCCCATCATTTCTGTATAAAAACAATCCCTCGGTTGTCTGCAGAGGTCTTCATTGGAAGTTCTTCATCCCCTTTAGATCCAGAATAACTCATCTCCATCAGCAAACACATTTAAGTTGTTGTTGCATCTGCTGTGCCATGCCAACTTTCCATAAGGCAGAAACTATGGTAATGTAG
- the slc45a1 gene encoding proton-associated sugar transporter A isoform X3: MSSPGMGTPTDPLLASPGGRSSSAQEGLWRTTLPKTASFPTSTTRHLSHRANNFQRQPKRRKLIRPSPPPPPNTPCPLDQLDLSELPPRRTFQELLFNGCILFGIEFSYAMETAYVTPVLLQMGLPDQFYSLVWFISPILGFLVQPLIGAWSDRCTSRFGRRRPFIFALAVGALVGLTLVLNGRDIGGVLADTASNHKWGIILTVCGVVLMDFSADSADNPSHAYMMDVCSPEDQDRGLNIHALLAGLGGGFGYIVGGINWDQTQFGRSMGGQLRVIYLFTSITLVFATAMTLMSIPERPLPKSQPNRNSSKNHLKSPSLPLPPSPPVPPGAGLGLDEEDEDGLYSYSFPKSHQGNSDPLAHSCSASARLCAGLTSPISPLSPLTPKYGSFISRDSSLTGINEFASSLGTSYIDSVLIDCYTGQQTPPNLASGSTAMPLPTGESPPSEKAGNPPAGQTEADGGSHPAEEAQEAEGPQTKGDAQTQGAPADTAGSQSGGGLHRGSSAGILKRPQSLALMEEPTATQIVGLENGRRRTVTFSQQVANILLNGVRYESDLSENVETGESQMSMKLLCIAIYRMPPSLRSLCTNHFLGWLSFEGMLLFYTDFMGEVVFEGDPKAPHDSEAYQRYNAGVSMGCWGMCIYAFSAAFYSAILEKLEERFSLRTLYFFAYLAFGLGTGLATLSTNLYVVLSLCVTYGVLFSSLCTLPYSLLCEYYQSPQFCGSSEEGTRRGMGVDISLLSCQYFLAQILVSVAMGPLTSLVGGAQGVMYFASLMSFVGCLYSSLCVVYQLPPPEGRGEVETGV; this comes from the exons ATGTCATCTCCAGGCATGGGGACCCCCACAGACCCTCTCTTGGCCAGTCCAGGAGGGAGGTCATCCTCAGCTCAGGAAGGCCTCTGGAGGACCACGCTGCCCAAGACGGCCAGCTTCCCGACATCCACCACACGGCACCTCAGTCACAGAGCCAACAACTTCCAAAGACAGCCGAAGCGTAGGAAGCTGATACGACCCTCACCGCCTCCCCCGCCCAACACGCCTTGTCCCCTGGACCAGCTAGACCTCAGCGAGCTTCCCCCCAGACGCACCTTCCAGGAGCTGCTCTTCAACGGCTGCATCCTGTTCGGGATTGAGTTCAGCTACGCCATGGAAACGGCCTACGTGACCCCTGTTCTCCTACAAATGGGCCTCCCGGATCAGTTCTACAGCCTGGTGTGGTTCATTAGTCCCATTCTTG GATTCCTTGTTCAGCCTCTTATAGGAGCATGGAGTGATCGTTGCACGTCCCGGTTTGGAAGAAGGAgaccttttatttttgctctggcTGTAG GGGCTTTAGTGGGTCTGACCCTGGTTCTGAACGGACGAGACATCGGGGGAGTCCTGGCCGACACGGCATCAAATCACAAGTGGGGAATCATCCTGACGGTGTGCGGCGTGGTCCTGATGGATTTCAGCGCCGACTCGGCCGACAACCCGAGCCACGCCTACATGATGGACGTGTGCAGCCCGGAGGATCAGGACAGGGGGCTCAACATTCATGCATTACTAGCag GACTGGGAGGAGGATTTGGCTACATCGTAGGCGGCATCAACTGGGACCAGACGCAGTTTGGGAGGTCCATGGGGGGTCAGCTCAGGGTCATATACCTGTTCACCAGCATCACTTTGGTGTTCGCCACCGCCATGACTCTGATGAGCATTCCCGAGAGGCCGTTACCAAAGAGCCAACCAAACAGAAACTCCAGTAAGAACCATCTGAAAAGCCCCAGCCTCCCTCTGCCTCCGTCTCCTCCCGTCCCCCCTGGAGCCGGTCTGGGGCTGGACGAAGAGGACGAGGATGGACTTTACAGCTACAGCTTTCCAAAGTCTCATCAAGGTAATTCTGACCCCTTGGCTCACTCTTGCAGCGCCAGTGCACGCCTGTGTGCCGGCCTCACCAGCCCCATATCGCCCCTGAGTCCCCTCACTCCAAAATATGGCAGCTTTATAAGCAGGGACAGCTCACTCACTGGCATCAATGAGTTTGCATCTTCGTTAGGAACCTCCTACATAGACAGCGTGCTTATAGACTGCTACACAGGCCAGCAGACGCCTCCAAACCTGGCTTCAGGCTCCACTGCCATGCCCCTGCCTACAGGAGAATCCCCTCCCTCTGAGAAGGCGGGTAACCCCCCTGCAGGGCAGACCGAGGCTGATGGGGGGTCCCATCCAGCTGAAGAGGCTCAGGAGGCAGAGGGGCCTCAGACCAAGGGAGATGCACAAACTCAAGGCGCTCCTGCGGACACAGCCGGGTCTCAGTCAGGGGGCGGGCTGCACCGGGGATCCTCTGCTGGGATCCTGAAGAGGCCTCAGAGTCTGGCGCTGATGGAGGAGCCCACGGCGACGCAGATTGTTGGGCTGGAGAACGGGCGGAGGAGAACAGTGACTTTCAGCCAACAG GTGGCAAATATTTTGCTAAACGGAGTGCGATACGAGAGCGATCTAAGTGAAAATGTGGAGACAGGAGAATCCCAGATGTCCATGAAGCTGCTGTGTATAGCCATCTACAGAATGCCTCCCTCTCTGAGGAGCTTATGCACTAATCATTTTTTAG gctGGTTGTCATTTGAAGGTATGCTGCTCTTCTACACCGACTTCATGGGTGAGGTTGTGTTTGAGGGAGACCCCAAAGCGCCGCACGACTCTGAAGCTTATCAGCGTTACAATGCTGGCGTCAGCATGGGCTGCTGGGGCATGTGCATCTATGCATTCAGCGCTGCTTTCTACTCAG CCATATTGGAGAAACTAGAGGAACGTTTCTCCCTACgcactctttatttttttgcctacTTGGCATTTGGTTTGGGCACAGGCCTTGCAACGCTATCCACCAACCTCTATGTGGTGCTTTCGCTCTGTGTCACCTATGGCGTGCTCTTCTCCTCTCTGTGTACGCTGCCTTACTCTCTGCTGTGTGAATACTACCAGAGCCCTCAG TTTTGCGGCTCGTCCGAAGAGGGGACCAGACGCGGGATGGGGGTGGACATCTCTCTGCTCAGCTGTCAGTATTTCCTGGCACAGATCCTCGTCTCTGTGGCGATGGGACCTCTGACCTCACTGGTGGGCGGGGCTCAGGGGGTGATGTACTTTGCAAGCCTGATGTCATTCGTGGGTTGCCTGTACTCCTCCCTCTGCGTGGTGTACCAGCTGCCCCCCCCTGAGG GAAGAGGAGAAGTTGAAACTGGGGTGTGA
- the slc45a1 gene encoding proton-associated sugar transporter A isoform X2 — MSSPGMGTPTDPLLASPGGRSSSAQEGLWRTTLPKTASFPTSTTRHLSHRANNFQRQPKRRKLIRPSPPPPPNTPCPLDQLDLSELPPRRTFQELLFNGCILFGIEFSYAMETAYVTPVLLQMGLPDQFYSLVWFISPILGFLVQPLIGAWSDRCTSRFGRRRPFIFALAVGALVGLTLVLNGRDIGGVLADTASNHKWGIILTVCGVVLMDFSADSADNPSHAYMMDVCSPEDQDRGLNIHALLAGLGGGFGYIVGGINWDQTQFGRSMGGQLRVIYLFTSITLVFATAMTLMSIPERPLPKSQPNRNSSKNHLKSPSLPLPPSPPVPPGAGLGLDEEDEDGLYSYSFPKSHQGNSDPLAHSCSASARLCAGLTSPISPLSPLTPKYGSFISRDSSLTGINEFASSLGTSYIDSVLIDCYTGQQTPPNLASGSTAMPLPTGESPPSEKAGNPPAGQTEADGGSHPAEEAQEAEGPQTKGDAQTQGAPADTAGSQSGGGLHRGSSAGILKRPQSLALMEEPTATQIVGLENGRRRTVTFSQQVANILLNGVRYESDLSENVETGESQMSMKLLCIAIYRMPPSLRSLCTNHFLGWLSFEGMLLFYTDFMGEVVFEGDPKAPHDSEAYQRYNAGVSMGCWGMCIYAFSAAFYSAILEKLEERFSLRTLYFFAYLAFGLGTGLATLSTNLYVVLSLCVTYGVLFSSLCTLPYSLLCEYYQSPQFCGSSEEGTRRGMGVDISLLSCQYFLAQILVSVAMGPLTSLVGGAQGVMYFASLMSFVGCLYSSLCVVYQLPPPEGEPPESETQPLLAHI, encoded by the exons ATGTCATCTCCAGGCATGGGGACCCCCACAGACCCTCTCTTGGCCAGTCCAGGAGGGAGGTCATCCTCAGCTCAGGAAGGCCTCTGGAGGACCACGCTGCCCAAGACGGCCAGCTTCCCGACATCCACCACACGGCACCTCAGTCACAGAGCCAACAACTTCCAAAGACAGCCGAAGCGTAGGAAGCTGATACGACCCTCACCGCCTCCCCCGCCCAACACGCCTTGTCCCCTGGACCAGCTAGACCTCAGCGAGCTTCCCCCCAGACGCACCTTCCAGGAGCTGCTCTTCAACGGCTGCATCCTGTTCGGGATTGAGTTCAGCTACGCCATGGAAACGGCCTACGTGACCCCTGTTCTCCTACAAATGGGCCTCCCGGATCAGTTCTACAGCCTGGTGTGGTTCATTAGTCCCATTCTTG GATTCCTTGTTCAGCCTCTTATAGGAGCATGGAGTGATCGTTGCACGTCCCGGTTTGGAAGAAGGAgaccttttatttttgctctggcTGTAG GGGCTTTAGTGGGTCTGACCCTGGTTCTGAACGGACGAGACATCGGGGGAGTCCTGGCCGACACGGCATCAAATCACAAGTGGGGAATCATCCTGACGGTGTGCGGCGTGGTCCTGATGGATTTCAGCGCCGACTCGGCCGACAACCCGAGCCACGCCTACATGATGGACGTGTGCAGCCCGGAGGATCAGGACAGGGGGCTCAACATTCATGCATTACTAGCag GACTGGGAGGAGGATTTGGCTACATCGTAGGCGGCATCAACTGGGACCAGACGCAGTTTGGGAGGTCCATGGGGGGTCAGCTCAGGGTCATATACCTGTTCACCAGCATCACTTTGGTGTTCGCCACCGCCATGACTCTGATGAGCATTCCCGAGAGGCCGTTACCAAAGAGCCAACCAAACAGAAACTCCAGTAAGAACCATCTGAAAAGCCCCAGCCTCCCTCTGCCTCCGTCTCCTCCCGTCCCCCCTGGAGCCGGTCTGGGGCTGGACGAAGAGGACGAGGATGGACTTTACAGCTACAGCTTTCCAAAGTCTCATCAAGGTAATTCTGACCCCTTGGCTCACTCTTGCAGCGCCAGTGCACGCCTGTGTGCCGGCCTCACCAGCCCCATATCGCCCCTGAGTCCCCTCACTCCAAAATATGGCAGCTTTATAAGCAGGGACAGCTCACTCACTGGCATCAATGAGTTTGCATCTTCGTTAGGAACCTCCTACATAGACAGCGTGCTTATAGACTGCTACACAGGCCAGCAGACGCCTCCAAACCTGGCTTCAGGCTCCACTGCCATGCCCCTGCCTACAGGAGAATCCCCTCCCTCTGAGAAGGCGGGTAACCCCCCTGCAGGGCAGACCGAGGCTGATGGGGGGTCCCATCCAGCTGAAGAGGCTCAGGAGGCAGAGGGGCCTCAGACCAAGGGAGATGCACAAACTCAAGGCGCTCCTGCGGACACAGCCGGGTCTCAGTCAGGGGGCGGGCTGCACCGGGGATCCTCTGCTGGGATCCTGAAGAGGCCTCAGAGTCTGGCGCTGATGGAGGAGCCCACGGCGACGCAGATTGTTGGGCTGGAGAACGGGCGGAGGAGAACAGTGACTTTCAGCCAACAG GTGGCAAATATTTTGCTAAACGGAGTGCGATACGAGAGCGATCTAAGTGAAAATGTGGAGACAGGAGAATCCCAGATGTCCATGAAGCTGCTGTGTATAGCCATCTACAGAATGCCTCCCTCTCTGAGGAGCTTATGCACTAATCATTTTTTAG gctGGTTGTCATTTGAAGGTATGCTGCTCTTCTACACCGACTTCATGGGTGAGGTTGTGTTTGAGGGAGACCCCAAAGCGCCGCACGACTCTGAAGCTTATCAGCGTTACAATGCTGGCGTCAGCATGGGCTGCTGGGGCATGTGCATCTATGCATTCAGCGCTGCTTTCTACTCAG CCATATTGGAGAAACTAGAGGAACGTTTCTCCCTACgcactctttatttttttgcctacTTGGCATTTGGTTTGGGCACAGGCCTTGCAACGCTATCCACCAACCTCTATGTGGTGCTTTCGCTCTGTGTCACCTATGGCGTGCTCTTCTCCTCTCTGTGTACGCTGCCTTACTCTCTGCTGTGTGAATACTACCAGAGCCCTCAG TTTTGCGGCTCGTCCGAAGAGGGGACCAGACGCGGGATGGGGGTGGACATCTCTCTGCTCAGCTGTCAGTATTTCCTGGCACAGATCCTCGTCTCTGTGGCGATGGGACCTCTGACCTCACTGGTGGGCGGGGCTCAGGGGGTGATGTACTTTGCAAGCCTGATGTCATTCGTGGGTTGCCTGTACTCCTCCCTCTGCGTGGTGTACCAGCTGCCCCCCCCTGAGGGTGAGCCCCCCGAAAGCGAGACCCAGCCGTTACTGGCGCACATTTAG
- the prxl2b gene encoding prostamide/prostaglandin F synthase gives MAKIDLAKVGKNLLKSTDSGEKVELQSLWQNQPVVVFFLRRFGCQVCRWMASEISKLEPDLRANGVSLAGVGPEELGLQEFKEGGFFKGSIYVDEEKKCYKDLGFKRYTALSVLPAALGKKVRDISSKASAVGIQGNFSGDLLQSGGLIIVTKGGEKVLLHFIQDSPGDFVPLDDISTALGISATVKAGQKPVCNDDVCTR, from the exons ATGGCTAAAATCGACCTAGCTAAAGTTGGGAAGAACTTACTGAAGAGCACTGACAGTGGAGAG AAAGTGGAGCTCCAGTCTCTGTGGCAGAACCAGCCTGTGGTTGTGTTCTTTCTGCGCAGGTTCGGCTGCCAGGTGTGCCGATGGATGGCGTCGGAGATCAGCAAGCTGGAGCCTGACCTCAGGGCCAACGGGGTCTCCCTGGCGGGAGTCGGACCAGAGGAGCTTGGGCTCCAGGAGTTCAAGGAAGGAGGGTTTTTTAAAGGCT CCATTTATGTGGATGAAGAAAAGAAGTGTTACAAGGATTTGGGATTCAAACG GTACACAGCTTTAAGCGTGCTTCCTGCTGCTTTAGGGAAGAAAGTGAGAGATATATCTTCAAAG GCCAGCGCTGTAGGAATCCAGGGAAACTTTTCAGGAGATCTGCTGCAGAGTGGTGGCTTGATCATTGTGACAAAAG GTGGAGAGAAGGTATTACTCCACTTCATCCAGGATTCACCGGGAGACTTTGTACCTCTGGACGACATCTCCACGGCTCTCGGTATCTCAGCCACAGTGAAAGCCGGGCAGAAGCCAGTG TGCAATGATGATGTTTGTACAcgatga